The Leptospira biflexa serovar Patoc strain 'Patoc 1 (Paris)' genome includes the window TTGGTCAATGGAGTCAATTTTGTTTTTGCCAGTGATGAGGGGATTTTGTAACAGATGGATCAATTCATCTTTTTGAATTCGCTTGTTCAAAAACGATTGGAAAAGAATTTCAAATACTTTGTATAACAAAGAAGTTTCTTTTGCTACTAAATCAGATAGAGAATAATTCAACCTTTGGAGAGTAGGGGTCTCATCAATCCTTTGTGTGGTATAAATCCCTCCATGGAATACCCATTCAATCGCTGCTTTGTAGTCATTTGTATTCGGAACAAGGATCGCAAAGTCCAATAAACTTAAGTTCCCTTTGCTTGTGCTAATTTTATGAAGGATGTCATGGGCGATGGATTCCATCTCGCGGTATTCGGAAGGTGCATTCCATACTCTCACAGTTTGATCGTTTAAGTAATTTTCTTCTTTTACTTGTTCTTCTAACAGAATGGATTTTAGTTTTGCTAACATGCCACCACTTGCATATTTGGAAGTTTCTTTTTGTTTGGTAAGATTCGAAAATTCTTTGGCTAGATAGGATTGTGGTTTTGCAAATTTGGATAAATAGTTCTTGGTTTTCTCTGGATTTTGTCCAATGACTTTGCCATTATGAAATTGGTAGATATAGATGTTTAAATTTGCATTTGGATTCTTAGAAACAGTTTTCAAAAAATTTATATAAGTCCCAGACAAATTGGACAAACAAAAAAAATGTAAATTGCCTTGGAGGGATAAGTCTTTCCCTTTGTTTAAGTAGTAGTATAAGTTTTTTTTGCCACCATCATTTGTTCCGAGGTAAATTTCTTTTTCTAAATCCCAGTATGGATCACTTGTGAGTTGGTTTGGAATGTTACTCTTTTCATTCCCGAGCCATTGGTGGATCCATTCAGACCGATTCAATTCATAATCTTTGAAATACTTTGTCAAAAGGTCGGATAAATAGTATAACTTTGGTAATTCGGATATGTATGTTTTGATTTCTGGATGATTTTGGAATAAGGACGTTTGGTTTTCATAGAGGTAACGAAAACAATCCTTCTTGAAGGAATTGTAATCATAAAATTCCACACTTTCCGCCCATGCAGGGATTTGTAAGGAAGTAAAAATCATTTTTAAAATCGCTTTTTCTAAAAATGTAAATTCAATGTTGATGGAAAGTTGTGAGTCATTGTACTTCGGTATGTTGAGTTTGAGCCATGGAATTAAATTGGTATTCGGCACAACCACGAGTGGCATGCGAAGTGATTCTCAATTTGTTCCTTTTTGATTTGTTTTGTTAATTCCGAAGTGATTTCGTGCAGATGAAGCCCTGCAAAATAATGTATTGGCAAAAAAAATCCCTTGATTCAAAAAATCAAACATAGTTTCACCTCGTAGAAGTGGGAAGGCAATCATTATCTGTTGTTTCGTTTTGAAAAAGAAAAAATTAGGGCGCCATTTCCGGCTATACGCTCCAATCTTTGCCTAAGGCAAAGGATTTCCGCTGCTATCCGGGGCGCTCGTGTATCGAAATCAATTCGAAAAATGGGAGAGAAGGTCTCTCCCAAATGTTCACCTAGCAAATACTAAGTGATATGTTGTTCACTCACTTTCAAATTTAAGTGTGGATGCATTCGATGTGCTGTGTTTAAACGTAGTCGTGTAGAGTGAAACTGGTTTTGGTACCGCATACATTGGGTCAATGTTATCGATGGCCAAACCAATGCGAGATCCAGCAGGGAAGTCATGTGCGACTGCTTGGAGGTCTACATTTAAATCTACGTCTTTTCCTTTCACGTTGAAGAGTGTTGCAGTTCCATGGCTAATCAATTTTCCTGTTCCCCAAAAGTCTACTTCATAGAGATATACCATAACATGTGGCGCGTAATCAGAACTATTGATACGACCTTTGTAAAAGGTTCTCCCTCGAAGTTTGAGTGGTGATGAGAGACTGTCAGAAAGATAGACCATTGCGTTGGTTCGATCGATTAAATTCACATTTGTTTTGACAGGAACGGATACGGCGCCGTCCAGAATCTCCGATAAAAGGGGAACGCCTGTTGTGGCACTGGTTCCTCCCGAGAGAATCGTATCGTTCCCATTACTTGTGTTCGCTGTTGTTGTGATTTTGCCTGGGCTAAAGAATCCCATTGGTCGCAAGTGGTAGGTCTTTTCGATCTTCGATGGATTTGGCCAAGCGGAATAACTGACACGATCACTCGAAAAACGTTTTTGAAACGTGACTTTTGGTTTTGTCATAATTCCATTTTGGATTCCTTTTAACCAATAATCAAACCAGTCATAAGCATTCGTCCAAACATAGTTGTTGATTCCTAAAATCCCTCCAATCTCTGCGGTTGCATGGATTCCATTATTGAGATCCAATTTTTTAGGAACAGTGAGTTGTTCGAAGTAAGGAAGGATTTGGTTTGGTTGGAATAAATTATCTTGTGAGTTATTGGAAATATAAACTGGTTTGCCAGATGCATTTAATTCCGCCACAAAATTGTTAGGTGATCTTTCTTTTGCCCATGATAGAACAGTGGATACATCTCTTGTATCCAATAGTTTTTGAAAATTCTCAGCAATGATGGGATCCATCCTTCCTGTGATATACCCTGCTGTCACAAGGAGAAGTCCCCAAACAAGTCTTGGTGATTGGTTGCCATAAAGGGAATCAGGTAAACTCCCCCAACCACTCATGGCCACAGCGGTTTTGATTCGTGGCTCTTTGCTGAGTCCGAGTAAAGAAATCCCAGCTCCATACGAAATCCCCGCAATACCGATGTTTGACGGATTGACAGGGGCATTCGCTAAAAGAAAATCGATTCCTTTGGAAAGGTCTTCCATATCTTTTGGACCAGCCACATTGATGAGTCCACCCGATGTTCCAAACCCTCGTGTGTTGTAACTAAAAACAACATATCCTTTTTTTGCGAGTTTGGCTGCAGGAACAATGTATTCGTATTCATTGAGTGCCCAGCTATTGACAAAAATAATCGCAGGGTATGGACCTGTGCCTGATTTTGGTATGAACAAGTTCCCCGTGATTTTGACTCCGTCATTACTTAAAAACGATATGTTGTCGTTAAAAGTAAAACTTCCATCGTTTTCATTTTGGAATGCCGTTTGGATGTCTCTTGTGGTTGCGGCATTACTCTGTTTTAACATTTCAGGTGTCACTTCTGTGTTTTGCGCCTGGCCATTTAACACCGACAAGATGGCACTCGTTTTGTTTCCGTTTTGATTTCCATTCCCCCCACACGATACCAGTAGGAAGTTCCCTACGATGAGGAGGAGAGAGAGGTAGTTTTTTTGCTTTTTCATAATTCGCCTCTGAATTGCCTTAAAAATAACATAAAGAGGGATGTTTAGCGTCTAAAATGGCAATCCTAGACGAAAAATGAGGTCTAAAATCATGATTTTGTACGTTTGATTCGTACACTAGCCAATCCAAACAGTTGACGAAACCGTGCATATTGTCCGACTTTTGTCGTATGTCTGAATTTTTGGGGTCTTGGCTTCAATTTGGTGCTTGGTATCATTTTGTTTTAGGAATCGGAATCCTCGTGAAAGAGAAAGGGTCCAAAGGATTTCCCTTTGCCATGATCGCCGCTTTTTCTGGTGGGACACTCATCATTTATGCTTACCGATTGTTCGCAGGGTTTGAATTCGAATTCTCCCTCTTGAACCATGGTTATGTGCCCATCATCTATTTGATCCCAGGCAGTATGCAGTATACCATTGAACAGTTTTTGAGTACAGAGCCCGTTTCGATTGGTAGACTCCAACGATTGTATCCAACCTTCCTAGTGATGATTCTCCTGATTGGATTACAAATCTTCTATCCTCAAGTCTTAGAACAATCCATGAATGAAAGTTTTACGGGGCTTCCGTTCTCCATTCCGGAATATTTAGCCTTACTTGGTTGTTTGTATTGGGTGATTAGTTTTGTTTGGATGATTTACCAATATCGAAATATTTTGTATCGAAATCCAAATGAGGAAGCCAAACTAGGTGTTCGAGTATTGGGAATGATCTTAAAAGGCAATATCACATTTGCTAGTTTCATTCTCGTAAGCACAGTCTTTCGTTGGAACTCAGGGATTTATTTTACGGCTGGACTTGCCACACTCATGGCTGTCATTGCATTTATTGGAACAGAAATCAATCATCAGTTGTTTAAAGATATTTTACCAGGCCTTCGGCAATCCTATCGTACATCCCGAATCCTAAATCTCAATTTGGAAAAATTACAACAAGACCTTGATCATTTGCTAAAACAAGAATTCGTTTACCGAGAAGAAACAATCAATTTATCGAATCTTTCCGAACGATTGGGGATCAAAGATTACCAACTCAGTGAATACATCAATGCGTATTTGGGAATGAACTTCAATCGCTTGGTGAATGAATACCGAATTGCTGAAGTTTGTAAGCTCATCGAAGAAAACCCAAAAGTCAATTTGTTATCTCTTGCCTACCAAGTTGGATTCAATTCAAAAGCAAACTTCAATGTTGCTTTTAAGTCATTGAAGAAGATGTCACCGAGTGAGTATGCGAAATCGATTGCAAAGAGTAAGTGATCGTAACCATCCCATTGTTATGGCAACATCAAACTGCCAATGAAACGGTAAATGGTTACAATGCATCCCAATCAAATCGCTATTTTTTCCCTTTCGGTTTTTTCTTGGATATTGTATAACCTAGAATATGTGCCATTTCCCAAACCGTTTTCAAATTTGTTTCTGTCGCTGGCATACTTGATTCCGTTTTCGAATCAGGCAGGACAGATTGCAAGTGAAACTCATTGGTTCCAAATCGTATGGTTTCTTTTGCCAAGTGGATCCATGTGTGCCAACCGTATTCCCTTTGTTCGGGATAAAATGTGAGTAAAATCCCCGGTTCTTTGATCGCAATCATTTCGGGGATTTGATCCTCTAATTTTCGTCTAGCAGCCATTTCTAATAATGCATAAGTTTCAGATCCTTTTTTTGCTTTTTTCCAGTGAGATTCGATAGAATCATCTCCTTTTTTGCCAAACCTTCTCCAGAGTAAGGGTAATCTAAGCCCAAGTGACTCTTCATAAATACTAGAATAGTAGGAATCGTGATTTGTGATTTCAAGACGTCTGCTGATCACTTGTGAGATCGTGTCAAAAGAGGATTCACAATCTAACAAGTACAATCTTGCCGCGAGTAAATCAGTCCAAACATACCAATTGGGAGTAGGTTGTTCTAGTAGTTGTTTGATTTCGCTTCCTTCCATTGTGAGAACCTTCTTCCATTTTAAAGATTCAGGTTCCATCACTCGCATAAATTGTAATAGATGGGCTTTCCATGAAGGTGCAGCATAAGGGAATTGCAAAATTTCCAGAAAGTAGGGGTAAACTCCAGGACCTTGGAAAAACAAAGCTTTGATAGCTTCCCATCTATCATAAGATCCTGAGTATTTATATTCGTCCAAAGAATACCGTAAGGATTCTACAAGCCATGGTCCTCCGTATCGGATTACATCTTCATGTTTGTATTTGGTTTCTCGAATTCTTTGGAATACATGTTGGATGCTATACTTTTCTGGATGAAGGATTGCTTCTGGTAACAGAGAATTATTTTTTGAAAGTGAGTTTGCATACTTATCAGACGTATTAAATTCTGGAGCATCTTCCCCAGTGAGTACAATCCAAGCACGTCTAGCTTCCACTTCGATGTAACTCCAAGAATAATCAACCATCGGGTCTGGGTCAGCATAAATATGATACCAAAGATGATCCTTGAATCTTTGTACTTTTTGTTTTCTGATCCATCGAATGATTCCATAAACTCTGACTTGGTCACCCTTATTTCCAAGGATACGTTCTGCAAAAGACAGATAATCATTGTTATCTGGTTCCAAAAGTAATAATCCTGCTACATAACAGGCTCTTAGATCTATGGCTATACCGGGATAATGAGAGTCTTCCAGTTTTACAAAAAATTCGTTTAACTCTTGTTTTGCCTTCTCTGGTTCCATTTTGGCCCATGCTAAGGTAGCTTCCGAAATGTTGATAATTTGCCTCAATTCAAGATAAGAGTTCCTGTCTCCACCTTTGATTTGGAAACTATTTCTAACAACTCTGGCAATCAATTCAATATGTTCTTTTAGATCTAAATGGGCACATACCGAAAATGCATTTCCAGCACTGATTCCAAAATAACCAAGATGGTCTTTATAAGTGAAGAGTTTTTGGATCAGCTGGATTGACACTTCATCCATTATTAAAATTCGTTCTTGTAAAGCTTCGTTTAAGTGGGTATAGACTGTGAACATATTGTTCAAGGTCGGACCTTCTTTTTGCACTTTTTCTCGAATTTCTTTTACATTGTCTAATGTCTCAAATGTTCGCCAAGCAGCCTCCGCTAAT containing:
- a CDS encoding alpha/beta fold hydrolase — encoded protein: MKKQKNYLSLLLIVGNFLLVSCGGNGNQNGNKTSAILSVLNGQAQNTEVTPEMLKQSNAATTRDIQTAFQNENDGSFTFNDNISFLSNDGVKITGNLFIPKSGTGPYPAIIFVNSWALNEYEYIVPAAKLAKKGYVVFSYNTRGFGTSGGLINVAGPKDMEDLSKGIDFLLANAPVNPSNIGIAGISYGAGISLLGLSKEPRIKTAVAMSGWGSLPDSLYGNQSPRLVWGLLLVTAGYITGRMDPIIAENFQKLLDTRDVSTVLSWAKERSPNNFVAELNASGKPVYISNNSQDNLFQPNQILPYFEQLTVPKKLDLNNGIHATAEIGGILGINNYVWTNAYDWFDYWLKGIQNGIMTKPKVTFQKRFSSDRVSYSAWPNPSKIEKTYHLRPMGFFSPGKITTTANTSNGNDTILSGGTSATTGVPLLSEILDGAVSVPVKTNVNLIDRTNAMVYLSDSLSSPLKLRGRTFYKGRINSSDYAPHVMVYLYEVDFWGTGKLISHGTATLFNVKGKDVDLNVDLQAVAHDFPAGSRIGLAIDNIDPMYAVPKPVSLYTTTFKHSTSNASTLKFESE
- a CDS encoding helix-turn-helix domain-containing protein, which encodes MSEFLGSWLQFGAWYHFVLGIGILVKEKGSKGFPFAMIAAFSGGTLIIYAYRLFAGFEFEFSLLNHGYVPIIYLIPGSMQYTIEQFLSTEPVSIGRLQRLYPTFLVMILLIGLQIFYPQVLEQSMNESFTGLPFSIPEYLALLGCLYWVISFVWMIYQYRNILYRNPNEEAKLGVRVLGMILKGNITFASFILVSTVFRWNSGIYFTAGLATLMAVIAFIGTEINHQLFKDILPGLRQSYRTSRILNLNLEKLQQDLDHLLKQEFVYREETINLSNLSERLGIKDYQLSEYINAYLGMNFNRLVNEYRIAEVCKLIEENPKVNLLSLAYQVGFNSKANFNVAFKSLKKMSPSEYAKSIAKSK